The window ACCTGCTCGCGGAGAACGCGGAGTCGGAATACGTCGCCTACGTCTCCGAACAGAACCTGGTGCCGGACGATTCCGGCGAACCGGTCCGGCATTCCCAGGTCGCCGAGATCTTCGTCAAGGACAAGACCGGCGGTTACCGCCCGCGCAATCCGTCGTTGAACTGAGTTTCGCAGCCATCGACCGGCCAGCAAAAAAGGCGCTCGAACCGAGCGCCTTTTTCATGTCCGGGATTGGCCCCGATTATTTCTGACCGGCCGGCGGCGTGCCCTGCTGCTCGAGCTTCTTGCGCTGCTCGTCAGCCTTCTTCTGAAGCTCTTCCTGGAGCTTCTTCTGGGTTTCCTCGAACACCTTCGGGTCGGTCGGCGGACCGTCATAGGCCTTCTGGAATTCGCCCGCGAGCGGCAGCGGCAGGGTCAGCGGCGCGCCGTTGGCATTGATCGCCTGAACAACGAGGTTCTGGCCCTTCTTCATGCTGTTGATGAACTCGGGCGTGGCCTCGTAGTCGGACATGCAGCCGTTCTGGAAGCAGATCACATACGGGCTCTGCAACGGCGCATTGTTGTCCACGATGATGCGGGTTCCGTGCACCAGCTGCATGCCGAGCGGCAGCGTCACGCGCAGGATCTTCTTCGGCTCGCCTTCCGGCTCGATGATGACGGCCGCGATGACCGGCTGGCCCGACTCGATACGGCCGTCCTTGCCAGTGAAGCAGACCTGCTTGGCATTGGCGTCCTGGCCCTTGAGGCAGAACTTGGTCCAGGGGGCGTAGATCAGCTGGATCTGCTGATCCGCGGGCTGGGCCGCGCCCTGCTGCGCTGGAGCGCCCTGCGCCGGAGCGCCCTGGGCGGGTGCCTGCTGGGCGGGTGCCTGAGCGGCCGGCGCCGGCGCCTTTGGGGCAGCCTTCGGAGCGGCCTTCGGGGCAGCCTTCGGCGCGGGGGCGCCCGGAGCTGGCGCGGGAGCCTGAGCCTCGGCGGCAAACGGGACGGCCAACGCCGTCGCCGTCAACAAGGCGAGAAGTCGCCCGCGCGGCCGGACGGACGCGGCCAAGTAACGGAAATTCATTGCGGAAAACCCTTTCTGAACGGGAAGTGCCCGAACCGCTTCGACGCACCGAGCCTGGCCGCGTTGGGCGCGGCTCTCTTCCCGTCAAATGAGGCAGATAAGTGACGGGCTCGGCGCTCTTGCGCGATTGCGTGCCTTCTTAACGTGGCCGACGAAAAGATCAATGCCGACAAGCGTGTTTGGCGGCCTGCCGGCGTGCGCCCCGGGGAAACTCCCTGTGATAGGATTCAGGCCCCGCCGGTCCTCGAATCAACGTGTGCAGATGTTCATGTTCCAGCGCCTTCTCGAGGGCCGCCCTGAGGGTCTTTGCGTCCGCCTCCTCATCCTGGCTTTCGCCTTGGCCTTCCCGTTCGCCTTGGGGCTCCCCGCAAGCGGCGCAAGGGCCGCGGAAGCCCACGCCATCGCCATGCACGGCAAGCCGGTGATGCCTGGCGATTTCACCCACATGCCTTACGTCAACCCTGAAGCACCGAAAGGCGGCCGGCTGACCTGGGGCGTTCTCGGCACCTTCGACAGCCTCAATCCCTTCATCGTCAAGGGACTGGCCGTGCAGCCGGTCAGGAACTACGTGGTCGAAAGCCTGCTCGCGCGCGGCAATGACGAGCCGTTCACGCTCTACGGCCTGCTCGCCAGATCGGTCGAGACCGATGACGAGCGGAGCTTTGTCGCGTTCCACATCGATCCCCGTGCCCGCTTCTCCGACGGCAAGCCGGTCCGCGCCGAGGACGTGCTGTTCTCCTGGCAGTTGCTGCGCGACCACGGCCGCCCCAACCACCGGCAATATTACGGCAAGGTCGCAAGCGCCGAGGCGCCGGATCCCCTCACCGTCCGCTTCGACCTTGCGGGGGCCAATGACCGCGAACTGCCGCTGATCCTCGGCCTGATGCCGATCCTGCCGAAACACGCGGTCGACGTCGCGGCTTTCGAGGAGACGACGCTGACGGGCCCGGTCGGCTCGGGCCCCTATCGCGTCACCGCGGTGAGGCCCGGTGCCAGCGTGACGCTGACCCGCAATCCCGACTATTGGGGCCGTGACCTCCCCATCAATCGCGGGCTCTACAATTTCGACGAGATCAGGCTCGACTATTTTCGCGAGGCCAACGGCCAGTTCGAAGCTTTCAAGCGCGGCCTCTATGATTTCCGCATCGAGCACGAGCCGCTGCGCTGGCATGACGGCTACGACTTTCCCGCGGCGAAGAATGGCGATGTGATCCGCGACACATTCAAGCCGGGCGTGCCGCAACCTTCCGAATTTCTGGTGTTCAACACGCGGCGTTCCGTCTTCGCCGACATCCGTGTGCGCCAAGCCTTGACGCTGCTGTTCGATTTCGAGCTGGTCAACCGCAACTACTTCTTCAACCTCTACTCGCGCGTCGCCGGCTATTTTGCCGGCTCGGACCTGTCAGCGTATGGCAAGCCTGCGGATGCGCGCGAGCGCGAACTGCTCAAGCCGTTCGCCGCGCAGATCCCGCCTGACATCATGGACGGCCGCTACCGCCTGCCGGTAACCGACGGTTCGGGGCGCGACCGGACCACGTTGCGCGCGGCCCTGAAGCTGTTGTCGGAGGCCGGCTACGATCTCGACGGCACCGTGCTGCGCAACCGCGCGACCAAGGCGCTCTTCACCTTCGAGATCTTGGTCACGACCCGCGACCAGGAACGCGTCGCGCTTGCGTTCCAGCGCGACCTCAGGCGCGCCGGCATCGAGCCGAGCGTGCGATCGGTCGATCCCGTGCAGTTCGACCAGCGCCGGCTAGCCTACGAATTCGACATGATCCAGAACCGCTGGGACCAGTCGCTGTCGCCCGGCAACGAGCAATATTTCTACTGGGGGAGTGCTGCCGCCGACAGTCCGGGCACCCGCAACTACATGGGGGTCCGGGATCCCGCGGTCGATGCGATGATCGCCGCACTGCTGGAAGCCCGTGAACATACGGATTTCGTATCCGCGGTGCGGGCGCTCGATCGCGCTTTGATCTCCGGTTTCTATACAATCCCCCTGTTTAACGTATCCGAGCAATGGATCGCGCGCTGGAATCGGATAGAACGGCCAGAGGCCACCTCGCTGTCCGGCTATTTGCCGGAGACCTGGTGGTCGAAGGGGCAGCCGGAAGCTCATCAAGCAAAGTGACGCCGTGAACCAGCCAGCCGTATCGCCGACGCTCGACACGCTGTTTCAGCGCACGCTGATGCGGCAGCCGCACGCGACCGCCCTGCTCGACCCCCTGAACAAGTTCCGCGTGACCGGGCACCAGCCGCGGCGGATGAGCTATGCCGAGGCTGACACCGCCATCGAGGCGCTGTCCGCCTTTTTCGTCGAATCAGGCCTGCCGGCCAATTCCGTCATCGCGATCCAGCTGCCGAACACGGTCGAGTTCGTGCTCACCGTGCTCGCCGCCCATCGCGCCGGCCTCGTCGTCGCCGTACTGCCGCTGCTCTGGCGCCATGCCGAACTGACCGCAGCTCTCAATCGTACCGCGGCGCGCGCCATCGTCACCATGAGCACGGTCGACGGCGTCAGCTATGCCGATCTCGCGATGCACGCGGCCGCGGAAGCCTTCTCGATTCGCCATGTCTGCGGCTTCGGCACCAACCTGCCCGAAGGCATGGCCTCGCTCGACGACGTGCTGGCCCGCCCGCCCGGCACCGCGCGCGCCGTGATTCAGGATGGCCGCAAGGCGGCGATGATCTCCTTCGACGTCACCGCGGAAGGCTTTCGTCCGGTGCCGCGGCCGCATTTCAGCCTGATCGCCGGTGGGCTCGCGATGTCGCTGGAAGCCGACATCAGGCAAGGCGCGACCGTGATGGCGGCGTTCACGCCGATGTCGTTCGCAGGGCTCGCCTCCTCGCTCGCGGTGTGGCTGCTGTGCGGCGGCACGCTGGCGCTGCATCATCCGTTCGAGAACGACGTGCTGGAGCAGCAGATCAACGCGCACGAATGCGACGTGCTGATCGCACCGGCACAGTTCGCCCAGCGGCTCGGCGATTCCGATCTGGCGGCGCGGATGCCGACCTTGCGCAACGTCATCGGCCTGTGGCGCGCCCCGGAGCAGGTTGCGGCGAGCGAGGCCTGGATCGCGCCGCATGCGCCGTTCACGGACGTCTATCTGTTCGGCGAGGCCGGATTGTTCGGCGCCCGGCGTGGCGAGGACGGCATGCCGGTGCCGGTGATGCCGGGACCGCACGGCGCGCCGCGCGAGCAGTCGGGTTCGTCGATCGCCGGCGAGATTCTGCTGACGCCGAAGGGCACGCTCGGGCTGCGCGGCCCGATGGTGCCGATCGCGGCCTACGCTCCGCCGCCGCCGGCCGGCGACACCCTGATCGCGCAGCCGCCACGCGACTATGTCGACACCGGCTACGCCGCGCGGCTCGACCGTCCCAGCGGCGCAATCTGCATTACCGCGCCGCCCTCCGGGATCATGGCCGTCGGCGGCTACCGCTTCCTCTCCAACGACCTCCAGGAATGGGCGCGCCGGCTCGGCCAGGGCGCGCTGCTGACCGCGCTGCCCGACCGGCTCTCCGGTCACCGACTCGCGGGCCGCGCCCAGGACAATGCCCGCGCCCGCGAGGCGCTCAGCGAACTCGGGCTTAACCCCCTGATGGTTGAAGCTTTTCGCGACCGTTCCGGGCCGGTCTAAGCGGAGTTTCGACCGTTCCATTGACGCTGCATTAAGGCGGCAGGACTAGATTGCGCGGCACCTGTCGCGTGATCAGAGTCTCTCGATGTCCCAGGCCGGCCCGATCCTGTTTGTGTCCAATGGCGAGCGGCCGGCCTTCATCGCGGCGCTGGACGAGGCGCGATTCTTCCCCGTGATCGACACCAGCTGGGCCGGCGCGACACGCGCGGTCGACGAGGTGCAGCCGGCCGTGGTTCTCGCCGCGATGGACGCCGGGCACGAGCCGCATCTGGCGCTGCTCGCCAGCAAGATCGCGGAGCAATCGCCTTACCTTCCCTTCGTGGCGCTGGATGCGGCAGGCGCACTCCCGCACAACGCCCTGCCTTTCTCCTCCTCGCGCGCCGGCCATTCCGAACGCCTGATCGCGCGGCTTCGCGCCGCACTACGGATTCGCACGCTCCATGCCACGGTGCTGCGCCGGCTGCCCGAGGTGAAAGTCGCGCTGCCGGAGGCTGATCCCGTTCGCGATGCCACGGTGCTTCTGATCGGTCGCGGCGCGGCTTACCCCGCGCTTTCCGTTGCGCTCGGCGAGCGCGTCGGCGTCGTCGGGGCGCTCTCGATCGAGGCCGCGGCCAAGCATCTCAACACCCGCGACCTCGACGGCGTCGTGCTCGCCGAAGGTTTTACCCCCCGCGTGACCGATGCCTTCCTCACGGTGCTCGCCGAGGACACCCGCTTCCGCAGCCTGCCCGTGATCGTCACTGCGCATCAGCTCACGCAGACTTACGACCTGCCCAATCTCGAGCTGATCCCGGGCGATCCGCCCAAGGTCGCCGCCAACGCGCTACCCCTGATCCGCCAGCACGCGATGGAAGCCCAGCTGAGCCGTACGCTGCGCTCGATCGATGCCGGCGGCTGGCTCGACCCCCGCAGCGGCCTGCTCACGGTGGAAGCCTTTGCGCGCGATTTTGCCAAGGCGGTCGAGCAGACGCTGGCCCGCGGCGGCGGCCTCTCGGTCGCGCGCTTCGCTTTCGACCCCGGCAATTCCCGCGCCCAACTCGATGCCGCGCGCATTCTCAGCCGCCTGATGCGACAGATGGATTTTGGCGTGGCGCAAAAGGACGGGTCGGTCATCGTCGTGTTCGCCGAGACCGACTTCCGCACCGCTCACATGATCGCCCGCCGCCTCTCCGCGGTAATGCGGCACACGTCGAACGGCAAGCACGAGATGCGCAGCGATCCCATCGTCTCGGTGGATTCGCTATCCCCGTCGGATACGGCAAGGTCGCTGCTTGGGCGGCTGTCGGCCGATGCGTCGCGGGCGGCGTCATAGTCATCCGCCAGCGCTCGCTGCCGTCGGAGCTCGACTGCTCTTATGTGGAATCTTTACGCGAAACACCGTTCGCGTTCTCATTCGCGACGGCCGGCAGCCGGCGCAAAAAACCCGCGGCCGGTAAACGGTCGCGGGTCTAAGATCCGAAGCTCTGCCAGTA of the Bradyrhizobium sp. WSM1417 genome contains:
- a CDS encoding invasion associated locus B family protein, whose product is MNFRYLAASVRPRGRLLALLTATALAVPFAAEAQAPAPAPGAPAPKAAPKAAPKAAPKAPAPAAQAPAQQAPAQGAPAQGAPAQQGAAQPADQQIQLIYAPWTKFCLKGQDANAKQVCFTGKDGRIESGQPVIAAVIIEPEGEPKKILRVTLPLGMQLVHGTRIIVDNNAPLQSPYVICFQNGCMSDYEATPEFINSMKKGQNLVVQAINANGAPLTLPLPLAGEFQKAYDGPPTDPKVFEETQKKLQEELQKKADEQRKKLEQQGTPPAGQK
- a CDS encoding extracellular solute-binding protein, whose protein sequence is MFMFQRLLEGRPEGLCVRLLILAFALAFPFALGLPASGARAAEAHAIAMHGKPVMPGDFTHMPYVNPEAPKGGRLTWGVLGTFDSLNPFIVKGLAVQPVRNYVVESLLARGNDEPFTLYGLLARSVETDDERSFVAFHIDPRARFSDGKPVRAEDVLFSWQLLRDHGRPNHRQYYGKVASAEAPDPLTVRFDLAGANDRELPLILGLMPILPKHAVDVAAFEETTLTGPVGSGPYRVTAVRPGASVTLTRNPDYWGRDLPINRGLYNFDEIRLDYFREANGQFEAFKRGLYDFRIEHEPLRWHDGYDFPAAKNGDVIRDTFKPGVPQPSEFLVFNTRRSVFADIRVRQALTLLFDFELVNRNYFFNLYSRVAGYFAGSDLSAYGKPADARERELLKPFAAQIPPDIMDGRYRLPVTDGSGRDRTTLRAALKLLSEAGYDLDGTVLRNRATKALFTFEILVTTRDQERVALAFQRDLRRAGIEPSVRSVDPVQFDQRRLAYEFDMIQNRWDQSLSPGNEQYFYWGSAAADSPGTRNYMGVRDPAVDAMIAALLEAREHTDFVSAVRALDRALISGFYTIPLFNVSEQWIARWNRIERPEATSLSGYLPETWWSKGQPEAHQAK
- a CDS encoding class I adenylate-forming enzyme family protein; translation: MNQPAVSPTLDTLFQRTLMRQPHATALLDPLNKFRVTGHQPRRMSYAEADTAIEALSAFFVESGLPANSVIAIQLPNTVEFVLTVLAAHRAGLVVAVLPLLWRHAELTAALNRTAARAIVTMSTVDGVSYADLAMHAAAEAFSIRHVCGFGTNLPEGMASLDDVLARPPGTARAVIQDGRKAAMISFDVTAEGFRPVPRPHFSLIAGGLAMSLEADIRQGATVMAAFTPMSFAGLASSLAVWLLCGGTLALHHPFENDVLEQQINAHECDVLIAPAQFAQRLGDSDLAARMPTLRNVIGLWRAPEQVAASEAWIAPHAPFTDVYLFGEAGLFGARRGEDGMPVPVMPGPHGAPREQSGSSIAGEILLTPKGTLGLRGPMVPIAAYAPPPPAGDTLIAQPPRDYVDTGYAARLDRPSGAICITAPPSGIMAVGGYRFLSNDLQEWARRLGQGALLTALPDRLSGHRLAGRAQDNARAREALSELGLNPLMVEAFRDRSGPV